One stretch of Urocitellus parryii isolate mUroPar1 chromosome 12, mUroPar1.hap1, whole genome shotgun sequence DNA includes these proteins:
- the Fam161a gene encoding protein FAM161A isoform X4 produces the protein MASVSHRDARVAASSFHMPVNPNTGARVAQYEREDPLEALAAAAAALEEDEEEKVLRATRASADFNTNFSGLDEHMNYEDIVHFSDVYYSNEEYFRKLEELKAAHIETMAKLEKMYQDKLNLKEVQPPIIKEDVPSISSSFISEKNSYQHVPLMTALSEPDLGRTSSLHTSSSEEDVPNLEKYTMMNYAKDLINNMWTDFRVKDYIQYEDTDFQANEKTKKKPKEWVPRITIPAPFQMMIREEKKKEEAMKSKPNIETVHQLLKKQEEDLECKKKFRATPVPVCVLLPLYHDMVKQKEERRRSRKEKNKEALLNSQKPFKFIAREEQKQAAQEKQLKDFFRSKKKSNSFKARPIPRSTYDSNTSDKLKEEEHYRNMKIQPRSQELLQNSSPMPTFRHSKGPGQAGKSRYKHKARYPTHDVEDLPEKYKTGFPGHKDSKLLTGSKPSDLHTSSSASAKREPLLTDIRADEENLKETHWPYQSPRHKSPVRSTNAKIMPCNCNPPAPTVSSRGREQAIRRSLEEKKMLEEERNRILTKQKQRIKELQKLLTTRAKAYDSHQSLAQVFKSKVKYLRKSEKERMREYRQEIEEREEKLKKRPLLFERVAQVVFIGIKMQEWQQKSIILTP, from the exons ATGGCCTCCGTCTCCCACCGAGACGCGAGGGTAGCGGCCTCCAGTTTCCACATGCCGGTAAATCCCAACACCGGAGCGCGGGTCGCCCAGTACGAACGTGAAGACCCCCTAGAGGCcttggcggcagcggcggcggctcTGGAGGAAGACGAGGAGGAGAAGGTGTTGCGGGCCACGCGGGCGTCG GCTGATTTTAACACCAACTTTTCTGGGTTGGATGAACATATGAACTATGAGGACATAGTGCACTTTTCTGATGTTTACTACTCTAATGAAGAGTATTTCAGGAAACTAGAAGAGCTGAAGGCAGCCCACATAGAAACTATGgcaaaattagagaaaatgtatcaagataaattaaatttaaaggaaGTTCAGCCACCGATCATCAAGGAAGATGTTCCTAGTATTTCTTCCAG CTTTATATCAGAAAAGAACTCCTATCAACATGTTCCATTAATGACAGCACTTTCAGAGCCTGATTTAGGCCGGACCTCCTCCTTGCATACTTCTTCCTCTGAAGAGGATGTGCCCAATCTAGAAAAATACACAATGATGAACTATGCTAAGGATCTCATCAACAATATGTGGACAGACTTTCGTGTTAAAGATTATATTCAGTATGAAGATACTGACTTTCAggcaaatgaaaaaacaaagaagaaaccaaaagaaTGGGTGCCCAGGATTACAATACCTGCTCCTTTTCAGATGATGattagagaagagaagaaaaaagaagaggccATGAAATCTAAACCAAATATTGAAACAGTACATCAGCTGCtcaaaaaacaagaagaagattTAGAGTGTAAGAAGAAATTCCGAGCCACTCCAGTTCCTGTGTGTGTCCTTCTCCCCCTTTATCATGATATGGTCAAACAAAAAGAAGAACGAAGGAGGTCtaggaaggagaaaaacaaagaagctcTTCTGAACTCACAAAAGCCATTTAAGTTTATTGCAAGAGAAGAACAGAAGCAAGCAGCCCAGGAAAAGCAGCTGAAAGACTTTTTTAGatctaaaaagaaatcaaattcatTTAAAGCTAGACCCATACCTCGTTCTACTTATGATTCAAATACCAGTGACAAGTTAAAAGAAGAAGAGCATTATAGAAACATGAAGATACAGCCAAGATCCCAAGAACTTTTACAGAATTCATCCCCTATGCCAACTTTCAGGCATTCTAAGGGTCCTGGACAGGCTGGAAAGTCAAGGTATAAACACAAAGCCAGGTACCCGACTCACGATGTTGAAGACCTTCCTGAGAAATATAAAACAGGCTTCCCGGGACACAAGGATTCAAAACTCTTAACTGGCAGTAAACCATCTGATCTTCATACATCCTCAAGTGCATCTGCTAAAAGAGAACCCCTTTTGACAGACATTAGAGCagatgaagaaaatttgaaagaaacacATTGGCCTTATCAGTCTCCAAGACACAAGTCACCAGTAAGAAGTACAAATGCAAAGATCATGCCTTGTAACTGCAACCCTCCAGCACCCACAGTATCTTCCAGAGGAAGGGAACAAGCCATAAG GAGATCacttgaggaaaagaaaatgttggaagaagagagaaatcgGATCCTAACTAAGCAGAAGCAAAGAATCAAAGAATTGCAGAAACTCCTGACAACCCGGGCTAAGGCTTATGACTCACATCAAAGTTTAGCTCAAGTTTTTAAGTCCAAAGTAAAATATCTCAG aaagagtgaaaaggaaagaatgagagaataccgacaagaaatagaagaaagagaagaaaaattaaaaaagaggccACTACTATTTGAAAGAGTTGCTCAGGTTGTGTTTATTGGAAT AAAAATGCAAGAATGGCAGCAGAAAAGCATTATTCTAACACCCTAA
- the Fam161a gene encoding protein FAM161A isoform X2: MASVSHRDARVAASSFHMPVNPNTGARVAQYEREDPLEALAAAAAALEEDEEEKADFNTNFSGLDEHMNYEDIVHFSDVYYSNEEYFRKLEELKAAHIETMAKLEKMYQDKLNLKEVQPPIIKEDVPSISSSFISEKNSYQHVPLMTALSEPDLGRTSSLHTSSSEEDVPNLEKYTMMNYAKDLINNMWTDFRVKDYIQYEDTDFQANEKTKKKPKEWVPRITIPAPFQMMIREEKKKEEAMKSKPNIETVHQLLKKQEEDLECKKKFRATPVPVCVLLPLYHDMVKQKEERRRSRKEKNKEALLNSQKPFKFIAREEQKQAAQEKQLKDFFRSKKKSNSFKARPIPRSTYDSNTSDKLKEEEHYRNMKIQPRSQELLQNSSPMPTFRHSKGPGQAGKSRYKHKARYPTHDVEDLPEKYKTGFPGHKDSKLLTGSKPSDLHTSSSASAKREPLLTDIRADEENLKETHWPYQSPRHKSPVRSTNAKIMPCNCNPPAPTVSSRGREQAIRRSLEEKKMLEEERNRILTKQKQRIKELQKLLTTRAKAYDSHQSLAQVFKSKVKYLRKSEKERMREYRQEIEEREEKLKKRPLLFERVAQKNARMAAEKHYSNTLKALGISDEFVSKKGQSGKVFEKFDNQEMKSSTEDQESFNEEEKIEERQNEKEKYFIDTSSQDSCKEENENDEESAEENSVEEQN; encoded by the exons ATGGCCTCCGTCTCCCACCGAGACGCGAGGGTAGCGGCCTCCAGTTTCCACATGCCGGTAAATCCCAACACCGGAGCGCGGGTCGCCCAGTACGAACGTGAAGACCCCCTAGAGGCcttggcggcagcggcggcggctcTGGAGGAAGACGAGGAGGAGAAG GCTGATTTTAACACCAACTTTTCTGGGTTGGATGAACATATGAACTATGAGGACATAGTGCACTTTTCTGATGTTTACTACTCTAATGAAGAGTATTTCAGGAAACTAGAAGAGCTGAAGGCAGCCCACATAGAAACTATGgcaaaattagagaaaatgtatcaagataaattaaatttaaaggaaGTTCAGCCACCGATCATCAAGGAAGATGTTCCTAGTATTTCTTCCAG CTTTATATCAGAAAAGAACTCCTATCAACATGTTCCATTAATGACAGCACTTTCAGAGCCTGATTTAGGCCGGACCTCCTCCTTGCATACTTCTTCCTCTGAAGAGGATGTGCCCAATCTAGAAAAATACACAATGATGAACTATGCTAAGGATCTCATCAACAATATGTGGACAGACTTTCGTGTTAAAGATTATATTCAGTATGAAGATACTGACTTTCAggcaaatgaaaaaacaaagaagaaaccaaaagaaTGGGTGCCCAGGATTACAATACCTGCTCCTTTTCAGATGATGattagagaagagaagaaaaaagaagaggccATGAAATCTAAACCAAATATTGAAACAGTACATCAGCTGCtcaaaaaacaagaagaagattTAGAGTGTAAGAAGAAATTCCGAGCCACTCCAGTTCCTGTGTGTGTCCTTCTCCCCCTTTATCATGATATGGTCAAACAAAAAGAAGAACGAAGGAGGTCtaggaaggagaaaaacaaagaagctcTTCTGAACTCACAAAAGCCATTTAAGTTTATTGCAAGAGAAGAACAGAAGCAAGCAGCCCAGGAAAAGCAGCTGAAAGACTTTTTTAGatctaaaaagaaatcaaattcatTTAAAGCTAGACCCATACCTCGTTCTACTTATGATTCAAATACCAGTGACAAGTTAAAAGAAGAAGAGCATTATAGAAACATGAAGATACAGCCAAGATCCCAAGAACTTTTACAGAATTCATCCCCTATGCCAACTTTCAGGCATTCTAAGGGTCCTGGACAGGCTGGAAAGTCAAGGTATAAACACAAAGCCAGGTACCCGACTCACGATGTTGAAGACCTTCCTGAGAAATATAAAACAGGCTTCCCGGGACACAAGGATTCAAAACTCTTAACTGGCAGTAAACCATCTGATCTTCATACATCCTCAAGTGCATCTGCTAAAAGAGAACCCCTTTTGACAGACATTAGAGCagatgaagaaaatttgaaagaaacacATTGGCCTTATCAGTCTCCAAGACACAAGTCACCAGTAAGAAGTACAAATGCAAAGATCATGCCTTGTAACTGCAACCCTCCAGCACCCACAGTATCTTCCAGAGGAAGGGAACAAGCCATAAG GAGATCacttgaggaaaagaaaatgttggaagaagagagaaatcgGATCCTAACTAAGCAGAAGCAAAGAATCAAAGAATTGCAGAAACTCCTGACAACCCGGGCTAAGGCTTATGACTCACATCAAAGTTTAGCTCAAGTTTTTAAGTCCAAAGTAAAATATCTCAG aaagagtgaaaaggaaagaatgagagaataccgacaagaaatagaagaaagagaagaaaaattaaaaaagaggccACTACTATTTGAAAGAGTTGCTCAG AAAAATGCAAGAATGGCAGCAGAAAAGCATTATTCTAACACCCTAAAAGCACTAGGAATATCTGATGAGTTTGTTTCAAAGAAAGGCCAAAGTGGAAAAGTATTTGAAAAGTTCGACAATCAAGAGATGAAAAGTTCCACTGAAGATCAAGAAAG ctttaatgaagaagaaaaaatagaagagagacagaatgaaaaagaaaagtattttattgaTACCAGCAGCCAGGATTCTTGCAAGGAAGAAAACGAAAATGATGAAGAAAGTGCAGAAGAAAACTCTGTCGAAGAACAAAACTGA
- the Fam161a gene encoding protein FAM161A isoform X3 yields the protein MASVSHRDARVAASSFHMPVNPNTGARVAQYEREDPLEALAAAAAALEEDEEEKVLRATRASADFNTNFSGLDEHMNYEDIVHFSDVYYSNEEYFRKLEELKAAHIETMAKLEKMYQDKLNLKEVQPPIIKEDVPSISSSFISEKNSYQHVPLMTALSEPDLGRTSSLHTSSSEEDVPNLEKYTMMNYAKDLINNMWTDFRVKDYIQYEDTDFQANEKTKKKPKEWVPRITIPAPFQMMIREEKKKEEAMKSKPNIETVHQLLKKQEEDLECKKKFRATPVPVCVLLPLYHDMVKQKEERRRSRKEKNKEALLNSQKPFKFIAREEQKQAAQEKQLKDFFRSKKKSNSFKARPIPRSTYDSNTSDKLKEEEHYRNMKIQPRSQELLQNSSPMPTFRHSKGPGQAGKSRYKHKARYPTHDVEDLPEKYKTGFPGHKDSKLLTGSKPSDLHTSSSASAKREPLLTDIRADEENLKETHWPYQSPRHKSPVRSTNAKIMPCNCNPPAPTVSSRGREQAIRKSEKERMREYRQEIEEREEKLKKRPLLFERVAQKNARMAAEKHYSNTLKALGISDEFVSKKGQSGKVFEKFDNQEMKSSTEDQESFNEEEKIEERQNEKEKYFIDTSSQDSCKEENENDEESAEENSVEEQN from the exons ATGGCCTCCGTCTCCCACCGAGACGCGAGGGTAGCGGCCTCCAGTTTCCACATGCCGGTAAATCCCAACACCGGAGCGCGGGTCGCCCAGTACGAACGTGAAGACCCCCTAGAGGCcttggcggcagcggcggcggctcTGGAGGAAGACGAGGAGGAGAAGGTGTTGCGGGCCACGCGGGCGTCG GCTGATTTTAACACCAACTTTTCTGGGTTGGATGAACATATGAACTATGAGGACATAGTGCACTTTTCTGATGTTTACTACTCTAATGAAGAGTATTTCAGGAAACTAGAAGAGCTGAAGGCAGCCCACATAGAAACTATGgcaaaattagagaaaatgtatcaagataaattaaatttaaaggaaGTTCAGCCACCGATCATCAAGGAAGATGTTCCTAGTATTTCTTCCAG CTTTATATCAGAAAAGAACTCCTATCAACATGTTCCATTAATGACAGCACTTTCAGAGCCTGATTTAGGCCGGACCTCCTCCTTGCATACTTCTTCCTCTGAAGAGGATGTGCCCAATCTAGAAAAATACACAATGATGAACTATGCTAAGGATCTCATCAACAATATGTGGACAGACTTTCGTGTTAAAGATTATATTCAGTATGAAGATACTGACTTTCAggcaaatgaaaaaacaaagaagaaaccaaaagaaTGGGTGCCCAGGATTACAATACCTGCTCCTTTTCAGATGATGattagagaagagaagaaaaaagaagaggccATGAAATCTAAACCAAATATTGAAACAGTACATCAGCTGCtcaaaaaacaagaagaagattTAGAGTGTAAGAAGAAATTCCGAGCCACTCCAGTTCCTGTGTGTGTCCTTCTCCCCCTTTATCATGATATGGTCAAACAAAAAGAAGAACGAAGGAGGTCtaggaaggagaaaaacaaagaagctcTTCTGAACTCACAAAAGCCATTTAAGTTTATTGCAAGAGAAGAACAGAAGCAAGCAGCCCAGGAAAAGCAGCTGAAAGACTTTTTTAGatctaaaaagaaatcaaattcatTTAAAGCTAGACCCATACCTCGTTCTACTTATGATTCAAATACCAGTGACAAGTTAAAAGAAGAAGAGCATTATAGAAACATGAAGATACAGCCAAGATCCCAAGAACTTTTACAGAATTCATCCCCTATGCCAACTTTCAGGCATTCTAAGGGTCCTGGACAGGCTGGAAAGTCAAGGTATAAACACAAAGCCAGGTACCCGACTCACGATGTTGAAGACCTTCCTGAGAAATATAAAACAGGCTTCCCGGGACACAAGGATTCAAAACTCTTAACTGGCAGTAAACCATCTGATCTTCATACATCCTCAAGTGCATCTGCTAAAAGAGAACCCCTTTTGACAGACATTAGAGCagatgaagaaaatttgaaagaaacacATTGGCCTTATCAGTCTCCAAGACACAAGTCACCAGTAAGAAGTACAAATGCAAAGATCATGCCTTGTAACTGCAACCCTCCAGCACCCACAGTATCTTCCAGAGGAAGGGAACAAGCCATAAG aaagagtgaaaaggaaagaatgagagaataccgacaagaaatagaagaaagagaagaaaaattaaaaaagaggccACTACTATTTGAAAGAGTTGCTCAG AAAAATGCAAGAATGGCAGCAGAAAAGCATTATTCTAACACCCTAAAAGCACTAGGAATATCTGATGAGTTTGTTTCAAAGAAAGGCCAAAGTGGAAAAGTATTTGAAAAGTTCGACAATCAAGAGATGAAAAGTTCCACTGAAGATCAAGAAAG ctttaatgaagaagaaaaaatagaagagagacagaatgaaaaagaaaagtattttattgaTACCAGCAGCCAGGATTCTTGCAAGGAAGAAAACGAAAATGATGAAGAAAGTGCAGAAGAAAACTCTGTCGAAGAACAAAACTGA
- the Fam161a gene encoding protein FAM161A isoform X5 encodes MASVSHRDARVAASSFHMPVNPNTGARVAQYEREDPLEALAAAAAALEEDEEEKVLRATRASADFNTNFSGLDEHMNYEDIVHFSDVYYSNEEYFRKLEELKAAHIETMAKLEKMYQDKLNLKEVQPPIIKEDVPSISSSFISEKNSYQHVPLMTALSEPDLGRTSSLHTSSSEEDVPNLEKYTMMNYAKDLINNMWTDFRVKDYIQYEDTDFQANEKTKKKPKEWVPRITIPAPFQMMIREEKKKEEAMKSKPNIETVHQLLKKQEEDLECKKKFRATPVPVCVLLPLYHDMVKQKEERRRSRKEKNKEALLNSQKPFKFIAREEQKQAAQEKQLKDFFRSKKKSNSFKARPIPRSTYDSNTSDKLKEEEHYRNMKIQPRSQELLQNSSPMPTFRHSKGPGQAGKSRYKHKARYPTHDVEDLPEKYKTGFPGHKDSKLLTGSKPSDLHTSSSASAKREPLLTDIRADEENLKETHWPYQSPRHKSPVRSTNAKIMPCNCNPPAPTVSSRGREQAIRRSLEEKKMLEEERNRILTKQKQRIKELQKLLTTRAKAYDSHQSLAQVFKSKVKYLRKMQEWQQKSIILTP; translated from the exons ATGGCCTCCGTCTCCCACCGAGACGCGAGGGTAGCGGCCTCCAGTTTCCACATGCCGGTAAATCCCAACACCGGAGCGCGGGTCGCCCAGTACGAACGTGAAGACCCCCTAGAGGCcttggcggcagcggcggcggctcTGGAGGAAGACGAGGAGGAGAAGGTGTTGCGGGCCACGCGGGCGTCG GCTGATTTTAACACCAACTTTTCTGGGTTGGATGAACATATGAACTATGAGGACATAGTGCACTTTTCTGATGTTTACTACTCTAATGAAGAGTATTTCAGGAAACTAGAAGAGCTGAAGGCAGCCCACATAGAAACTATGgcaaaattagagaaaatgtatcaagataaattaaatttaaaggaaGTTCAGCCACCGATCATCAAGGAAGATGTTCCTAGTATTTCTTCCAG CTTTATATCAGAAAAGAACTCCTATCAACATGTTCCATTAATGACAGCACTTTCAGAGCCTGATTTAGGCCGGACCTCCTCCTTGCATACTTCTTCCTCTGAAGAGGATGTGCCCAATCTAGAAAAATACACAATGATGAACTATGCTAAGGATCTCATCAACAATATGTGGACAGACTTTCGTGTTAAAGATTATATTCAGTATGAAGATACTGACTTTCAggcaaatgaaaaaacaaagaagaaaccaaaagaaTGGGTGCCCAGGATTACAATACCTGCTCCTTTTCAGATGATGattagagaagagaagaaaaaagaagaggccATGAAATCTAAACCAAATATTGAAACAGTACATCAGCTGCtcaaaaaacaagaagaagattTAGAGTGTAAGAAGAAATTCCGAGCCACTCCAGTTCCTGTGTGTGTCCTTCTCCCCCTTTATCATGATATGGTCAAACAAAAAGAAGAACGAAGGAGGTCtaggaaggagaaaaacaaagaagctcTTCTGAACTCACAAAAGCCATTTAAGTTTATTGCAAGAGAAGAACAGAAGCAAGCAGCCCAGGAAAAGCAGCTGAAAGACTTTTTTAGatctaaaaagaaatcaaattcatTTAAAGCTAGACCCATACCTCGTTCTACTTATGATTCAAATACCAGTGACAAGTTAAAAGAAGAAGAGCATTATAGAAACATGAAGATACAGCCAAGATCCCAAGAACTTTTACAGAATTCATCCCCTATGCCAACTTTCAGGCATTCTAAGGGTCCTGGACAGGCTGGAAAGTCAAGGTATAAACACAAAGCCAGGTACCCGACTCACGATGTTGAAGACCTTCCTGAGAAATATAAAACAGGCTTCCCGGGACACAAGGATTCAAAACTCTTAACTGGCAGTAAACCATCTGATCTTCATACATCCTCAAGTGCATCTGCTAAAAGAGAACCCCTTTTGACAGACATTAGAGCagatgaagaaaatttgaaagaaacacATTGGCCTTATCAGTCTCCAAGACACAAGTCACCAGTAAGAAGTACAAATGCAAAGATCATGCCTTGTAACTGCAACCCTCCAGCACCCACAGTATCTTCCAGAGGAAGGGAACAAGCCATAAG GAGATCacttgaggaaaagaaaatgttggaagaagagagaaatcgGATCCTAACTAAGCAGAAGCAAAGAATCAAAGAATTGCAGAAACTCCTGACAACCCGGGCTAAGGCTTATGACTCACATCAAAGTTTAGCTCAAGTTTTTAAGTCCAAAGTAAAATATCTCAG AAAAATGCAAGAATGGCAGCAGAAAAGCATTATTCTAACACCCTAA
- the Fam161a gene encoding protein FAM161A isoform X1, giving the protein MASVSHRDARVAASSFHMPVNPNTGARVAQYEREDPLEALAAAAAALEEDEEEKVLRATRASADFNTNFSGLDEHMNYEDIVHFSDVYYSNEEYFRKLEELKAAHIETMAKLEKMYQDKLNLKEVQPPIIKEDVPSISSSFISEKNSYQHVPLMTALSEPDLGRTSSLHTSSSEEDVPNLEKYTMMNYAKDLINNMWTDFRVKDYIQYEDTDFQANEKTKKKPKEWVPRITIPAPFQMMIREEKKKEEAMKSKPNIETVHQLLKKQEEDLECKKKFRATPVPVCVLLPLYHDMVKQKEERRRSRKEKNKEALLNSQKPFKFIAREEQKQAAQEKQLKDFFRSKKKSNSFKARPIPRSTYDSNTSDKLKEEEHYRNMKIQPRSQELLQNSSPMPTFRHSKGPGQAGKSRYKHKARYPTHDVEDLPEKYKTGFPGHKDSKLLTGSKPSDLHTSSSASAKREPLLTDIRADEENLKETHWPYQSPRHKSPVRSTNAKIMPCNCNPPAPTVSSRGREQAIRRSLEEKKMLEEERNRILTKQKQRIKELQKLLTTRAKAYDSHQSLAQVFKSKVKYLRKSEKERMREYRQEIEEREEKLKKRPLLFERVAQKNARMAAEKHYSNTLKALGISDEFVSKKGQSGKVFEKFDNQEMKSSTEDQESFNEEEKIEERQNEKEKYFIDTSSQDSCKEENENDEESAEENSVEEQN; this is encoded by the exons ATGGCCTCCGTCTCCCACCGAGACGCGAGGGTAGCGGCCTCCAGTTTCCACATGCCGGTAAATCCCAACACCGGAGCGCGGGTCGCCCAGTACGAACGTGAAGACCCCCTAGAGGCcttggcggcagcggcggcggctcTGGAGGAAGACGAGGAGGAGAAGGTGTTGCGGGCCACGCGGGCGTCG GCTGATTTTAACACCAACTTTTCTGGGTTGGATGAACATATGAACTATGAGGACATAGTGCACTTTTCTGATGTTTACTACTCTAATGAAGAGTATTTCAGGAAACTAGAAGAGCTGAAGGCAGCCCACATAGAAACTATGgcaaaattagagaaaatgtatcaagataaattaaatttaaaggaaGTTCAGCCACCGATCATCAAGGAAGATGTTCCTAGTATTTCTTCCAG CTTTATATCAGAAAAGAACTCCTATCAACATGTTCCATTAATGACAGCACTTTCAGAGCCTGATTTAGGCCGGACCTCCTCCTTGCATACTTCTTCCTCTGAAGAGGATGTGCCCAATCTAGAAAAATACACAATGATGAACTATGCTAAGGATCTCATCAACAATATGTGGACAGACTTTCGTGTTAAAGATTATATTCAGTATGAAGATACTGACTTTCAggcaaatgaaaaaacaaagaagaaaccaaaagaaTGGGTGCCCAGGATTACAATACCTGCTCCTTTTCAGATGATGattagagaagagaagaaaaaagaagaggccATGAAATCTAAACCAAATATTGAAACAGTACATCAGCTGCtcaaaaaacaagaagaagattTAGAGTGTAAGAAGAAATTCCGAGCCACTCCAGTTCCTGTGTGTGTCCTTCTCCCCCTTTATCATGATATGGTCAAACAAAAAGAAGAACGAAGGAGGTCtaggaaggagaaaaacaaagaagctcTTCTGAACTCACAAAAGCCATTTAAGTTTATTGCAAGAGAAGAACAGAAGCAAGCAGCCCAGGAAAAGCAGCTGAAAGACTTTTTTAGatctaaaaagaaatcaaattcatTTAAAGCTAGACCCATACCTCGTTCTACTTATGATTCAAATACCAGTGACAAGTTAAAAGAAGAAGAGCATTATAGAAACATGAAGATACAGCCAAGATCCCAAGAACTTTTACAGAATTCATCCCCTATGCCAACTTTCAGGCATTCTAAGGGTCCTGGACAGGCTGGAAAGTCAAGGTATAAACACAAAGCCAGGTACCCGACTCACGATGTTGAAGACCTTCCTGAGAAATATAAAACAGGCTTCCCGGGACACAAGGATTCAAAACTCTTAACTGGCAGTAAACCATCTGATCTTCATACATCCTCAAGTGCATCTGCTAAAAGAGAACCCCTTTTGACAGACATTAGAGCagatgaagaaaatttgaaagaaacacATTGGCCTTATCAGTCTCCAAGACACAAGTCACCAGTAAGAAGTACAAATGCAAAGATCATGCCTTGTAACTGCAACCCTCCAGCACCCACAGTATCTTCCAGAGGAAGGGAACAAGCCATAAG GAGATCacttgaggaaaagaaaatgttggaagaagagagaaatcgGATCCTAACTAAGCAGAAGCAAAGAATCAAAGAATTGCAGAAACTCCTGACAACCCGGGCTAAGGCTTATGACTCACATCAAAGTTTAGCTCAAGTTTTTAAGTCCAAAGTAAAATATCTCAG aaagagtgaaaaggaaagaatgagagaataccgacaagaaatagaagaaagagaagaaaaattaaaaaagaggccACTACTATTTGAAAGAGTTGCTCAG AAAAATGCAAGAATGGCAGCAGAAAAGCATTATTCTAACACCCTAAAAGCACTAGGAATATCTGATGAGTTTGTTTCAAAGAAAGGCCAAAGTGGAAAAGTATTTGAAAAGTTCGACAATCAAGAGATGAAAAGTTCCACTGAAGATCAAGAAAG ctttaatgaagaagaaaaaatagaagagagacagaatgaaaaagaaaagtattttattgaTACCAGCAGCCAGGATTCTTGCAAGGAAGAAAACGAAAATGATGAAGAAAGTGCAGAAGAAAACTCTGTCGAAGAACAAAACTGA